A DNA window from Anastrepha obliqua isolate idAnaObli1 chromosome 5, idAnaObli1_1.0, whole genome shotgun sequence contains the following coding sequences:
- the LOC129248174 gene encoding voltage-dependent calcium channel subunit alpha-2/delta-4 isoform X1 — protein sequence MERKNIGAWALCLFVLVFKINVFAVVADQDEDIPHNEVRNWALKFGVDLWEFGRQFTKMNEIKNRFKDNDIEVKRKDGIILLRELAAEVKNFMDFKRNAVMRIMDSAEQAALSELDSQNSHSTSATANNQHYDARRINEYNSDGKLADGARHMDIRFMRRFERLPVNLSLSSILVPNGVSMDDGDVKAALQWSAHLDPLFQNNLERDPALSWQYFGSSTGFLRRFPGTAWPPEGSKGSKQIHDFRAQNWFVQAASSPKDIMILLDSSSSMSEKSFELATATAFNILDTLGEDDFVNLITFSEDVKTPVPCFKDRMVRATPDNVQEIKSAVKAIKLQDTANFTAGLEYAFSLLHKYNQSGEGSQCNQAIMLITESTSETHSDIIKQYNWPHMPVRIFTYLIGSDSSSRSNLHEMACSNKGFFVQINDMDDARKKVIDYALVMARPMIMYQADHPVHWSPVFVAGKTGGLARDSDYQRRLVTTVSTPVFDRRNHSVRVANLLGVVGTDVPIEEIRKMIPQHKLGPNGYSFIVDNNGRVLYHPDLRPLSDGNQYIDQLRPRYTSVDITELELPETEVGNEHEIVEMNKNLLYDMRSDMLLPKEGETEFTIFNHFDGMKRVAARTQRYFYGPIDDTPFTLAVVLPEKYGSHELVSQQEIRHSRRNVTEYFKGENWRVHPDWVYCEYNSVSDLEKERESSGESLSASREQELSFGSPEEQVLHFLGRAGRPGWKWMSVRPKPPQPHHAMHGATPVGHFAQHLNNVQGSRKAEPYFCDRTLVQSLVRDAMVTDGLDRNSTATSNGKEDKQQGYQKFLVATSFVATRSGLLRWIDHIKRPEDSPEPHFSEDNARAMDMTWYKRAVDQHTVEQDSFVYSVPFATGYAPKLNTTLVTASHAIFVEHRGHKAIAAVVGLQFQLDSLAKHFINITSTCTGMTGCRRTCASDDLDCYVLDNNGFVIISEQGDHSGKFFGQIDGTIMDSLVQDRIYKRVTINDYQGVCSDADNPYTAASASLQPHRASTWLMKYLVSLSATWLAILPAPLHAWPQDDYTYNEDVFEEPSYDYEPFEDYNSPIDEEMDEFFTTADVEYTTPAPKQHKPHTGPRISPDPQHARRCDLRTDLYMLQPERLNQGGQNNPLKGKLTNCHVSGCERPFSVQKIPHSNLILLVVDTLCPCGSKQLDIEPLEESGTIGACSARRQSQESSKRRRPKKCINYHPEEIEIQQCGRATSLLQTPISLVIAHLLMLVVTFTLTTA from the exons CGCATCATGGACTCCGCCGAACAGGCCGCTCTTTCCGAATTGGACTCACAGAATTCCCACAGCACTTCAGCGACGGCAAATAATCAACATTACGATGCACGTCGCATTAACGAATACAACTCGGATGGCAAATTGGCCGATGGCGCACGTCACATGGATATACGCTTTATGCGCCGATTTGAGCGTTTACCAGTCAATCTCAGTCTTAGTTCGATTTTAGTACCGAATGGAGTTTCAATGGACGATGGCGATGTAAAGGCTGCACTGCAGTGGAGTGCGCATCTGGATCCACTCTTTCAAAATAATCTCGAACGTGACCCTGCGCTATCTTGGCAATACTTTGGCTCATCCACCGGCTTCTTACGGCGTTTTCCCGGCACCGCTTGGCCACCTGAGGGTTCGAAAGGTAGCAAACAGATACATGATTTTCGTGCGCAAAATTGGTTTGTGCAGGCTGCATCGTCACCAAAAGATATT ATGATCTTACTGGACTCTTCGTCCAGTATGTCGGAGAAGTCTTTCGAACTTGCCACAGCTACGGCTTTTAATATACTTGATACGCTAGGCGAGGatgattttgtaaatttaatcaCCTTTTCGGAGGATGTCAAAACACCAGTGCCGTGCTTTAAGGATCGTATGGTTCGCGCTACCCCGGACAATGTACAGGAGATAAAGTCTGCAGTGAAGGCCATCAAACTTCAAGATACAGCTAATTTCACAGCTGGCCTAGAGTATGCCTTTAGTCTGCTTCACAAA TACAACCAATCTGGTGAAGGCAGCCAATGTAATCAGGCTATTATGCTGATCACCGAAAGCACATCTGAGACCCACAGCGACATAATCAAACAATATAATTGGCCACATATGCCCGTACGAATTTTTACGTATTTAATCGGTTCCGATTCGAGCAGTCGCAGCAATCTGCATGAAATGGCTTGCTCTAACAAGGGATTCTTTGTGCAAATCAATGATATGGATGATGCACGCAAGAAGGTCATCGACTATGCTCTGGTAATGGCACGTCCGATGATAATGTATCAGGCCGATCATCCTGTGCACTGGAGTCCCGTCTTTGTCGCCGGCAAGACAGGTGGTTTGGCTCGCGACTCCGACTACCAGCGTCGGCTGGTGACGACAGTTTCAACTCCGGTCTTCGATAGACGAAACCATTCGGTGCGTGTGGCTAATTTACTCGGTGTTGTAGGCACCGATGTGCCCATCGAGGAGATACGTAAAATGATACCGCAACATAAACTGGGACCGAATGGATATTCGTTTATCGTTGATAATAATGGGCGTGTACTGTATCATCCAGACTTGCGTCCATTGAGTGATGGTAATCAATATATAGATCAGTTGCGGCCGCGGTACACGTCGGTCGACATAACGGAGTTGGAACTGCCGGAAACCGAGGTGGGCAATGAGCATGAAATTGTCGAAATGAATAAGAATCTGTTGTATGAT ATGCGCAGCGATATGCTCTTGCCCAAGGAAGGTGAAACCGAATTCACCATATTCAATCACTTTGATGGCATGAAACGTGTAGCGGCGCGTACGCAAAG GTATTTTTATGGACCTATTGACGATACGCCCTTCACCTTAGCTGTTGTACTCCCCGAAAAATATGGCAGCCATGAATTGGTCTCCCAACAGGAAATACGGCACTCGCGCAGAAATG TGACCGAGTACTTCAAGGGagaaaattggcgcgtacatcccgATTGGGTGTATTGTGAGTACAACAGTGTTAGTGATCTAGAGAAAGAGCGTGAAAGCTCGGGCGAATCTCTCTCAGCCTCACGTGAACAAGAATTAAGTTTTGGCTCACCCGAAGAGCAGGTGTTACATTTCTTGGGGCGTGCAGGTCGACCTGGCTGGAAGTGGATGTCG gtGCGCCCGAAACCACCGCAACCACACCACGCCATGCATGGTGCGACACCTGTCGGCCATTTCGCCCAACATCTAAATAACGTACAAGGATCTCGCAAAGCTGAACCATACTTTTGCGATCGAACCTTGGTACAGAGTTTGGTGCGTGACGCTATGGTAACAGATGGGCTGGATCGAAATTCCACAGCAACTTCAAATGGCAAAGAGGATAAACA GCAAGGTTATCAAAAGTTTCTGGTTGCGACTTCTTTTGTTGCCACACGTTCGGGTCTGCTACGTTGGATTGATCACATTAAAAGACCAGAAGACTCACCTGAGCC TCATTTTAGTGAGGACAATGCTCGCGCGATGGACATGACTTGGTATAAACGAGCCGTGGATCAACACACCGTCGAACAGGACAGCTTTGTCTACAGCGTGCCCTTTGCTACTGGATATGCGCCCAAATTGAATACCACGCTTGTGACTGCTTCGCATGCGATATTTGTAGAACATCGTGGTCACAAGGCCATTGCCGCCGTCGTCGGATTGCAATTTCAGTTGGACTCATTGGCGAAGCATTTCATAAACATAACCTCAACC TGTACCGGTATGACAGGCTGTCGCCGCACATGTGCCTCAGATGATCTCGATTGCTATGTGCTGGACAATAATGGCTTTGTTATCATCTCCGAGCAGGGTGATCATTCAGGCAAATTTTTCGGTCAAATTGATGGCACTATAATGGACTCATTAGTGCAAGATCGTATTTACAAGCGCGTCACTATCAATGATTATCAAGGTGTTTGTTCGGATGCTGACAATCCTTATACGGCTGCAAGCGCTTCACTGCAGCCACACCGCGCTTCCACTTGGCTAATGAAATATTTGGTATCGTTGAGCGCCACTTGGTTGGCAATATTACCAGCACCGTTACATGCTTGGCCGCAGGACGATTACACCTACAATGAAGATGTCTTTGAAGAGCCCTCATATGATTATGAACCTTTCGAGGATTACAACTCACCAATCGATGAGGAAATGGATGAGTTTTTCACTACCGCTGATGTG GAATACACAACACCAGCCCCTAAGCAACATAAACCGCACACCGGGCCACGCATATCACCAGACCCCCAACACGCACGACGTTGTGATCTCCGTACAGATCTCTATATGCTGCAGCCAGAGCGTCTCAATCAAGGCGGCCAAAATAACCCACTTAAG GGCAAGTTGACAAATTGTCATGTGTCAGGATGTGAACGTCCCTTCAGCGTACAGAAAATACCACACAGCAACCTGATATTGCTTGTAGTGGACACATTGTGCCCTTGCGGTTCCAAACAGCTCGATATAGAACCACTAGAGGAGTCGGGTACTATTG GTGCTTGCAGCGCGCGTCGCCAGTCGCAGGAGAGTTCAAAGCGTCGCCGACCCAAAAAATGTATCAACTATCATCCGGAAGAAATTGAAATACAGCAATGTGGGCGTGCCACGTCACTCCTGCAGACGCCCATTTCGCTCGTTATAGCGCATCTGCTCATGTTGGTGGTGACTTTTACGCTCACAACTGCGTGA
- the LOC129248174 gene encoding voltage-dependent calcium channel subunit alpha-2/delta-4 isoform X2, whose amino-acid sequence MERKNIGAWALCLFVLVFKINVFAVVADQDEDIPHNEVRNWALKFGVDLWEFGRQFTKMNEIKNRFKDNDIEVKRKDGIILLRELAAEVKNFMDFKRNAVMRIMDSAEQAALSELDSQNSHSTSATANNQHYDARRINEYNSDGKLADGARHMDIRFMRRFERLPVNLSLSSILVPNGVSMDDGDVKAALQWSAHLDPLFQNNLERDPALSWQYFGSSTGFLRRFPGTAWPPEGSKGSKQIHDFRAQNWFVQAASSPKDIMILLDSSSSMSEKSFELATATAFNILDTLGEDDFVNLITFSEDVKTPVPCFKDRMVRATPDNVQEIKSAVKAIKLQDTANFTAGLEYAFSLLHKYNQSGEGSQCNQAIMLITESTSETHSDIIKQYNWPHMPVRIFTYLIGSDSSSRSNLHEMACSNKGFFVQINDMDDARKKVIDYALVMARPMIMYQADHPVHWSPVFVAGKTGGLARDSDYQRRLVTTVSTPVFDRRNHSVRVANLLGVVGTDVPIEEIRKMIPQHKLGPNGYSFIVDNNGRVLYHPDLRPLSDGNQYIDQLRPRYTSVDITELELPETEVGNEHEIVEMNKNLLYDMRSDMLLPKEGETEFTIFNHFDGMKRVAARTQRYFYGPIDDTPFTLAVVLPEKYGSHELVSQQEIRHSRRNVTEYFKGENWRVHPDWVYCEYNSVSDLEKERESSGESLSASREQELSFGSPEEQVLHFLGRAGRPGWKWMSVRPKPPQPHHAMHGATPVGHFAQHLNNVQGSRKAEPYFCDRTLVQSLVRDAMVTDGLDRNSTATSNGKEDKQQGYQKFLVATSFVATRSGLLRWIDHIKRPEDSPEPHFSEDNARAMDMTWYKRAVDQHTVEQDSFVYSVPFATGYAPKLNTTLVTASHAIFVEHRGHKAIAAVVGLQFQLDSLAKHFINITSTCTGMTGCRRTCASDDLDCYVLDNNGFVIISEQGDHSGKFFGQIDGTIMDSLVQDRIYKRVTINDYQGVCSDADNPYTAASASLQPHRASTWLMKYLVSLSATWLAILPAPLHAWPQDDYTYNEDVFEEPSYDYEPFEDYNSPIDEEMDEFFTTADVEYTTPAPKQHKPHTGPRISPDPQHARRCDLRTDLYMLQPERLNQGGQNNPLKGKLTNCHVSGCERPFSVQKIPHSNLILLVVDTLCPCGSKQLDIEPLEESGACSARRQSQESSKRRRPKKCINYHPEEIEIQQCGRATSLLQTPISLVIAHLLMLVVTFTLTTA is encoded by the exons CGCATCATGGACTCCGCCGAACAGGCCGCTCTTTCCGAATTGGACTCACAGAATTCCCACAGCACTTCAGCGACGGCAAATAATCAACATTACGATGCACGTCGCATTAACGAATACAACTCGGATGGCAAATTGGCCGATGGCGCACGTCACATGGATATACGCTTTATGCGCCGATTTGAGCGTTTACCAGTCAATCTCAGTCTTAGTTCGATTTTAGTACCGAATGGAGTTTCAATGGACGATGGCGATGTAAAGGCTGCACTGCAGTGGAGTGCGCATCTGGATCCACTCTTTCAAAATAATCTCGAACGTGACCCTGCGCTATCTTGGCAATACTTTGGCTCATCCACCGGCTTCTTACGGCGTTTTCCCGGCACCGCTTGGCCACCTGAGGGTTCGAAAGGTAGCAAACAGATACATGATTTTCGTGCGCAAAATTGGTTTGTGCAGGCTGCATCGTCACCAAAAGATATT ATGATCTTACTGGACTCTTCGTCCAGTATGTCGGAGAAGTCTTTCGAACTTGCCACAGCTACGGCTTTTAATATACTTGATACGCTAGGCGAGGatgattttgtaaatttaatcaCCTTTTCGGAGGATGTCAAAACACCAGTGCCGTGCTTTAAGGATCGTATGGTTCGCGCTACCCCGGACAATGTACAGGAGATAAAGTCTGCAGTGAAGGCCATCAAACTTCAAGATACAGCTAATTTCACAGCTGGCCTAGAGTATGCCTTTAGTCTGCTTCACAAA TACAACCAATCTGGTGAAGGCAGCCAATGTAATCAGGCTATTATGCTGATCACCGAAAGCACATCTGAGACCCACAGCGACATAATCAAACAATATAATTGGCCACATATGCCCGTACGAATTTTTACGTATTTAATCGGTTCCGATTCGAGCAGTCGCAGCAATCTGCATGAAATGGCTTGCTCTAACAAGGGATTCTTTGTGCAAATCAATGATATGGATGATGCACGCAAGAAGGTCATCGACTATGCTCTGGTAATGGCACGTCCGATGATAATGTATCAGGCCGATCATCCTGTGCACTGGAGTCCCGTCTTTGTCGCCGGCAAGACAGGTGGTTTGGCTCGCGACTCCGACTACCAGCGTCGGCTGGTGACGACAGTTTCAACTCCGGTCTTCGATAGACGAAACCATTCGGTGCGTGTGGCTAATTTACTCGGTGTTGTAGGCACCGATGTGCCCATCGAGGAGATACGTAAAATGATACCGCAACATAAACTGGGACCGAATGGATATTCGTTTATCGTTGATAATAATGGGCGTGTACTGTATCATCCAGACTTGCGTCCATTGAGTGATGGTAATCAATATATAGATCAGTTGCGGCCGCGGTACACGTCGGTCGACATAACGGAGTTGGAACTGCCGGAAACCGAGGTGGGCAATGAGCATGAAATTGTCGAAATGAATAAGAATCTGTTGTATGAT ATGCGCAGCGATATGCTCTTGCCCAAGGAAGGTGAAACCGAATTCACCATATTCAATCACTTTGATGGCATGAAACGTGTAGCGGCGCGTACGCAAAG GTATTTTTATGGACCTATTGACGATACGCCCTTCACCTTAGCTGTTGTACTCCCCGAAAAATATGGCAGCCATGAATTGGTCTCCCAACAGGAAATACGGCACTCGCGCAGAAATG TGACCGAGTACTTCAAGGGagaaaattggcgcgtacatcccgATTGGGTGTATTGTGAGTACAACAGTGTTAGTGATCTAGAGAAAGAGCGTGAAAGCTCGGGCGAATCTCTCTCAGCCTCACGTGAACAAGAATTAAGTTTTGGCTCACCCGAAGAGCAGGTGTTACATTTCTTGGGGCGTGCAGGTCGACCTGGCTGGAAGTGGATGTCG gtGCGCCCGAAACCACCGCAACCACACCACGCCATGCATGGTGCGACACCTGTCGGCCATTTCGCCCAACATCTAAATAACGTACAAGGATCTCGCAAAGCTGAACCATACTTTTGCGATCGAACCTTGGTACAGAGTTTGGTGCGTGACGCTATGGTAACAGATGGGCTGGATCGAAATTCCACAGCAACTTCAAATGGCAAAGAGGATAAACA GCAAGGTTATCAAAAGTTTCTGGTTGCGACTTCTTTTGTTGCCACACGTTCGGGTCTGCTACGTTGGATTGATCACATTAAAAGACCAGAAGACTCACCTGAGCC TCATTTTAGTGAGGACAATGCTCGCGCGATGGACATGACTTGGTATAAACGAGCCGTGGATCAACACACCGTCGAACAGGACAGCTTTGTCTACAGCGTGCCCTTTGCTACTGGATATGCGCCCAAATTGAATACCACGCTTGTGACTGCTTCGCATGCGATATTTGTAGAACATCGTGGTCACAAGGCCATTGCCGCCGTCGTCGGATTGCAATTTCAGTTGGACTCATTGGCGAAGCATTTCATAAACATAACCTCAACC TGTACCGGTATGACAGGCTGTCGCCGCACATGTGCCTCAGATGATCTCGATTGCTATGTGCTGGACAATAATGGCTTTGTTATCATCTCCGAGCAGGGTGATCATTCAGGCAAATTTTTCGGTCAAATTGATGGCACTATAATGGACTCATTAGTGCAAGATCGTATTTACAAGCGCGTCACTATCAATGATTATCAAGGTGTTTGTTCGGATGCTGACAATCCTTATACGGCTGCAAGCGCTTCACTGCAGCCACACCGCGCTTCCACTTGGCTAATGAAATATTTGGTATCGTTGAGCGCCACTTGGTTGGCAATATTACCAGCACCGTTACATGCTTGGCCGCAGGACGATTACACCTACAATGAAGATGTCTTTGAAGAGCCCTCATATGATTATGAACCTTTCGAGGATTACAACTCACCAATCGATGAGGAAATGGATGAGTTTTTCACTACCGCTGATGTG GAATACACAACACCAGCCCCTAAGCAACATAAACCGCACACCGGGCCACGCATATCACCAGACCCCCAACACGCACGACGTTGTGATCTCCGTACAGATCTCTATATGCTGCAGCCAGAGCGTCTCAATCAAGGCGGCCAAAATAACCCACTTAAG GGCAAGTTGACAAATTGTCATGTGTCAGGATGTGAACGTCCCTTCAGCGTACAGAAAATACCACACAGCAACCTGATATTGCTTGTAGTGGACACATTGTGCCCTTGCGGTTCCAAACAGCTCGATATAGAACCACTAGAGGAGTCGG GTGCTTGCAGCGCGCGTCGCCAGTCGCAGGAGAGTTCAAAGCGTCGCCGACCCAAAAAATGTATCAACTATCATCCGGAAGAAATTGAAATACAGCAATGTGGGCGTGCCACGTCACTCCTGCAGACGCCCATTTCGCTCGTTATAGCGCATCTGCTCATGTTGGTGGTGACTTTTACGCTCACAACTGCGTGA